A stretch of the Porifericola rhodea genome encodes the following:
- a CDS encoding phosphoribosyl-AMP cyclohydrolase, with product MHNKVLEEGSELNLQFEKRNGLLPVIVQEAGSKDILMLGYTNIDAFERTIQSGKATFWSTSRQKLWTKGETSGDYLLIKEVKVDCDQDALIYLVKLAGSGSCHTKNSHGDTRKSCFYRAYDENKQALENLDP from the coding sequence ATGCATAATAAAGTACTAGAAGAAGGCTCAGAGCTAAATCTGCAGTTTGAGAAAAGAAACGGCCTACTACCGGTAATAGTGCAGGAAGCCGGTAGTAAAGATATATTGATGCTGGGCTATACCAATATAGATGCGTTTGAGCGAACCATCCAAAGCGGTAAAGCCACATTTTGGAGCACATCCAGACAAAAGCTTTGGACAAAAGGTGAAACTTCCGGCGATTACCTTCTAATTAAAGAGGTAAAGGTGGACTGTGACCAGGATGCTCTTATTTATCTGGTAAAGCTTGCGGGTTCTGGTTCCTGCCATACTAAAAACAGTCATGGGGACACCAGAAAAAGCTGTTTTTACAGAGCATATGATGAAAACAAGCAAGCTTTAGAAAACCTTGACCCATAA
- the yidD gene encoding membrane protein insertion efficiency factor YidD — MLQKISLALIKFYQLGISPLLGSHCRHSPTCSQYTAEAIKEWGFLEGILLGLKRIGRCHPWGTSGHDPVPRKKSSN; from the coding sequence ATGCTACAGAAAATCTCACTGGCCTTAATCAAGTTTTATCAATTAGGGATTTCCCCTCTTTTGGGTAGCCACTGCCGACATTCCCCGACATGCTCCCAATATACTGCTGAGGCTATTAAAGAGTGGGGTTTTTTAGAAGGCATACTACTGGGCTTAAAAAGGATTGGGCGTTGCCATCCCTGGGGTACATCAGGGCATGATCCGGTGCCTCGAAAAAAAAGTTCAAACTAG
- the cysS gene encoding cysteine--tRNA ligase: protein MDQKGHEQFPVYITNSYTRQKEKFEPLHPTHIGMYVCGPTVYGDPHLGHARSAITFDIVARYFRFLGYTVRYVRNITDVGHLEDEVQGAGEDKIAKKARLEQLEPMEVVQMYTNRYHDAIAHLNVIPPSIEPSASGHIPEQIEIIQQIIKNGYGYEVNGSVYFDLERYAKEQPYGRLSGKILEDLKAGSRDTQGLGEKRSPHDFALWKKANPEHIMRWNSPWGEGFPGWHIECTTMCTKYLGEEFDIHGGGLDLQFPHHEAELAQSYGATQKNPVRYWMHNNLVSIDGQKMSKSLGNFITLEQLFSGNHPKLEQAYSPMTVRFFILQAHYRSPSDFSNQALQAAEKGLQRLMNTMSYLDKLKHEANNIDEELDKEIKALSYSCYEHMSDDFNTAKTIASLFDMSSKINAFYNKQLDLSTISSEAFELLLSTFKSFVEDVLGLLSEKDDQGERVDSLVKLFIELRSEAKNQKDYATADKIRDQLSAIGVQLKDEKGGGTSYSLL from the coding sequence ATGGATCAGAAAGGGCACGAACAATTCCCGGTTTACATCACAAATAGCTATACGAGACAGAAAGAAAAGTTTGAGCCCCTCCACCCTACTCATATAGGAATGTATGTTTGTGGCCCTACCGTTTATGGCGATCCTCACCTTGGCCATGCCAGGTCAGCTATCACCTTTGATATTGTAGCTCGCTACTTTCGGTTTTTAGGCTATACTGTACGCTATGTTAGAAATATCACTGATGTAGGGCACCTGGAGGATGAAGTACAAGGGGCTGGGGAAGACAAGATTGCTAAAAAAGCCAGGCTGGAACAACTGGAACCTATGGAGGTAGTACAGATGTACACTAATCGCTATCATGATGCTATCGCCCACCTAAACGTCATCCCTCCCAGTATTGAGCCCTCTGCCAGCGGACATATACCTGAACAGATTGAAATTATTCAGCAAATTATTAAGAATGGTTACGGCTATGAGGTTAATGGCTCTGTATACTTTGACCTGGAGAGGTATGCAAAAGAACAACCGTATGGCAGATTGTCTGGAAAAATACTGGAAGACCTGAAAGCTGGAAGCCGCGATACACAAGGCTTGGGAGAAAAGAGAAGTCCTCATGACTTTGCTCTATGGAAAAAAGCTAATCCAGAACACATTATGCGCTGGAATTCCCCCTGGGGTGAGGGCTTTCCCGGCTGGCATATAGAGTGTACCACTATGTGCACCAAATACCTGGGCGAAGAATTTGATATTCATGGTGGAGGTTTGGACCTTCAATTTCCTCACCATGAGGCTGAACTCGCTCAAAGCTATGGCGCTACCCAGAAAAATCCCGTTCGCTACTGGATGCACAACAACTTGGTGAGTATTGACGGGCAGAAAATGAGTAAATCCTTGGGCAACTTTATTACGCTTGAGCAATTATTTAGCGGTAATCACCCCAAGCTGGAGCAAGCTTACAGCCCAATGACAGTAAGGTTTTTTATTTTACAGGCGCATTACCGTAGCCCTTCTGATTTCTCTAATCAAGCCTTACAAGCAGCAGAGAAAGGTTTGCAAAGGCTTATGAATACGATGAGCTATCTGGATAAATTGAAACACGAGGCAAATAATATAGATGAGGAACTAGACAAAGAAATAAAAGCGCTAAGCTACTCTTGCTATGAGCATATGAGTGATGACTTTAACACCGCGAAAACTATCGCATCACTATTTGATATGAGCAGCAAGATTAATGCATTCTACAATAAACAGCTAGACCTAAGCACTATCTCTTCAGAGGCATTTGAACTGCTTTTAAGCACTTTTAAAAGCTTTGTTGAAGATGTTTTAGGCTTATTAAGCGAAAAGGATGACCAAGGTGAAAGAGTAGATTCATTGGTAAAACTGTTTATTGAACTAAGGAGCGAAGCCAAAAACCAAAAGGATTATGCTACCGCTGATAAAATCAGAGACCAGCTTTCAGCGATTGGCGTTCAGCTCAAAGATGAAAAAGGAGGTGGTACTTCGTACTCTCTGTTGTAA
- the ribD gene encoding bifunctional diaminohydroxyphosphoribosylaminopyrimidine deaminase/5-amino-6-(5-phosphoribosylamino)uracil reductase RibD produces the protein MKEDEKYMQQVFDLASKGEGKVSPNPLVGCIIIKDQKVIGKGWHQEYGQAHAEKNAVNSVEDKNLLKGSTVYVNLEPCSHFGKTPPCCDLLVTHQVAKVIIANVDPNPLVNGRGIERLKKGGIEVITGVLAEEGKKLNASFFHNMKHKSHIQTVD, from the coding sequence ATGAAAGAAGATGAAAAATATATGCAACAGGTGTTTGACTTAGCCAGCAAAGGCGAAGGCAAAGTAAGCCCAAACCCTTTGGTAGGTTGCATTATCATCAAAGACCAGAAAGTAATTGGTAAAGGCTGGCATCAGGAATATGGGCAGGCACATGCCGAAAAAAATGCCGTAAACAGTGTTGAAGATAAAAATTTATTGAAAGGAAGCACAGTTTATGTAAATTTGGAGCCATGTTCTCACTTTGGCAAAACTCCACCCTGCTGTGACTTACTAGTAACACATCAGGTAGCTAAAGTTATTATTGCCAATGTAGATCCAAACCCGCTGGTAAACGGTAGAGGAATTGAGAGGTTAAAGAAAGGTGGGATTGAAGTAATAACCGGAGTATTAGCTGAGGAAGGTAAAAAGCTGAATGCTTCTTTCTTTCATAATATGAAACATAAATCCCATATACAAACAGTAGATTAA
- a CDS encoding glycosyltransferase family 4 protein, with protein MLEFAGKHVLVIIENLPAPFDRRVWQEACTLKEKGADVSIICPKMKGYTESYEQINGIDIYRHPLPLEGSGAMGYLLEYSTAIFWELVLAFKIFFKKRFHVIHGCNPPDLIFLTALPFKLFGVKYVFDHHDINPELYIAKFGKKDFFYRCMLWLERLTFKTADYSIATNESYKQIAIERGEMPPHKVQVVRSGPSLERIKLTPGNEKYKKGRTYLIGYVGVIGVQEGLDLLLESVKYLISKRQDVQFAIVGGGTSLEDIKKMATEMGVNAYVDFYGRVSDEKLLDVLNTCDVCVNPDKPTEMNNLSTMNKIMEYMALKKPIVQFDLKEGKASAQEASLYAKNNDTADFAEKIMWLLDHEKESAEMAEYGYKRVINKLSWDHESTKLTNFYAKVLNVKIPEPTKAVS; from the coding sequence AGTCATTATAGAAAATCTTCCTGCTCCTTTTGATAGAAGAGTATGGCAGGAGGCTTGTACCCTAAAAGAAAAAGGTGCAGATGTAAGCATCATCTGCCCTAAAATGAAGGGGTATACAGAAAGTTATGAACAGATAAATGGCATAGATATTTACCGACACCCTCTCCCACTGGAAGGTAGCGGTGCTATGGGATATTTATTGGAGTACAGTACAGCTATTTTTTGGGAGTTAGTTCTTGCCTTTAAGATTTTTTTTAAAAAACGCTTTCATGTAATTCATGGGTGTAATCCACCAGACCTTATCTTCCTGACAGCACTACCATTTAAGCTGTTTGGTGTTAAATATGTATTTGACCATCATGATATAAATCCTGAGCTATATATAGCCAAGTTTGGAAAAAAAGATTTCTTCTACCGCTGTATGTTATGGCTGGAGAGGCTAACTTTTAAAACCGCGGATTATAGCATAGCCACAAATGAGTCTTATAAGCAGATTGCTATTGAAAGAGGAGAAATGCCTCCACATAAGGTTCAGGTCGTTAGAAGCGGTCCTAGTCTGGAGAGAATAAAACTTACTCCTGGCAATGAAAAATATAAAAAAGGTAGGACTTACCTTATAGGATACGTAGGCGTAATCGGCGTGCAAGAAGGATTGGACCTACTACTTGAATCAGTTAAATATCTGATCTCTAAAAGACAAGATGTACAATTTGCTATAGTTGGTGGTGGTACTTCGCTTGAAGATATTAAGAAAATGGCCACTGAGATGGGAGTTAATGCTTATGTTGACTTTTATGGTCGAGTGAGTGATGAAAAACTATTGGATGTACTCAACACTTGTGATGTGTGTGTTAATCCTGATAAGCCTACAGAAATGAATAATCTTTCTACAATGAACAAGATTATGGAATACATGGCCCTTAAAAAGCCCATTGTTCAGTTTGATCTTAAAGAAGGAAAAGCGTCGGCTCAAGAAGCTTCATTATATGCCAAAAATAACGACACTGCAGACTTTGCAGAAAAAATTATGTGGCTACTGGATCATGAAAAAGAAAGTGCGGAAATGGCTGAGTACGGTTATAAGAGAGTGATTAACAAGCTCTCATGGGATCATGAAAGTACAAAGCTGACAAATTTCTACGCAAAAGTATTAAACGTAAAAATCCCCGAACCAACAAAAGCAGTTAGTTAA
- the dcd gene encoding dCTP deaminase, giving the protein MILSGREIEKQIGKQIFIDPFSPKQLNPNSYNLRLHNELLVYENEVLDMKRDNEVRKVSIPEEGLILEPNRLYLGRTVETIKAAYHVPKLEGRSSIGRLGIMVHLTAGLGNIGSNGHWTLELACIQPVRIYPNVGICQIYFEDIKGEYDMYKSSKYHHDDIQPSLIFQELQ; this is encoded by the coding sequence ATGATATTATCCGGAAGAGAAATTGAGAAACAGATAGGTAAACAAATTTTTATTGATCCGTTTTCACCCAAACAACTTAATCCCAACAGTTATAACTTGCGCCTTCATAACGAGCTCTTAGTTTACGAAAACGAAGTGCTGGATATGAAGAGAGACAATGAGGTTAGAAAGGTAAGCATTCCTGAAGAAGGACTAATACTTGAACCAAACCGTCTGTATTTAGGTAGAACCGTTGAAACTATTAAAGCCGCATATCATGTTCCTAAGTTGGAAGGACGATCTTCTATAGGTCGCCTGGGAATAATGGTACATTTAACTGCTGGCTTAGGCAACATAGGCTCTAACGGTCACTGGACTCTCGAGCTCGCCTGCATACAACCGGTAAGAATTTACCCTAATGTAGGTATCTGCCAGATTTATTTTGAAGACATTAAAGGTGAGTATGATATGTATAAAAGCAGTAAATACCATCATGATGATATTCAACCAAGCCTGATTTTTCAGGAATTGCAGTAA
- the trhO gene encoding oxygen-dependent tRNA uridine(34) hydroxylase TrhO, with product MLLHNRVDKRILKQQMEESEEKRTTLSFYNYARIDDPNTTRDQLYLDWSKFNVLGRVYLAQEGINAQINVPEDKFEAFKAYLNEVPFLKGVRLNIAVEKDKKSFYKLKIKVRTKIVADGLEDDSFDVSDRGKHVNAEEFNRLTDDPNTIVVDMRNHYESEVGHFENAILPDVDTFRDALPIVNETLQPYRDRNIIMYCTGGIRCEKASAYFKHLGFKNVHQLEGGIIKYAHEVKEKGLPNKFKGKNFVFDERLGERISDEVISHCHQCGKACDTHTNCRNDACHLLFIQCDECAKKYDNCCSNECKTFVNLPEEDQKTLRKQYQQKRNVFRKGRVDQLENHWLKDAPLIKNQAHD from the coding sequence ATGTTACTACATAACAGGGTAGACAAACGTATTTTAAAACAACAAATGGAAGAGAGTGAAGAAAAAAGAACTACACTCTCTTTTTACAATTACGCGCGTATAGATGATCCTAACACTACTCGCGACCAGTTATATCTAGACTGGAGCAAGTTTAATGTATTAGGAAGAGTGTACCTGGCTCAAGAAGGTATTAACGCACAGATCAACGTGCCTGAAGACAAGTTTGAAGCATTCAAAGCTTACCTCAATGAGGTCCCTTTTCTTAAAGGGGTCAGGCTTAACATCGCTGTGGAAAAAGACAAAAAATCATTTTATAAGCTTAAGATTAAAGTACGTACAAAGATAGTTGCCGATGGTCTAGAAGACGACTCTTTTGACGTATCAGATCGTGGAAAGCATGTAAACGCAGAAGAATTTAACCGTTTAACAGACGACCCCAACACCATTGTAGTAGATATGCGAAACCACTACGAAAGCGAAGTTGGCCACTTTGAAAATGCTATTCTTCCTGATGTAGATACTTTCCGAGACGCACTACCTATTGTAAATGAAACGCTTCAGCCCTACCGCGATCGTAATATTATCATGTATTGCACCGGTGGTATTCGCTGCGAAAAAGCTAGTGCTTACTTTAAGCACCTGGGTTTTAAAAATGTACATCAGCTAGAAGGGGGGATTATTAAGTATGCGCATGAAGTAAAAGAAAAAGGCTTACCCAATAAGTTTAAGGGTAAAAACTTTGTATTTGATGAGCGCTTGGGAGAGCGCATCTCTGATGAAGTGATAAGTCATTGCCATCAGTGCGGAAAAGCTTGTGATACGCACACAAACTGTAGAAATGACGCTTGCCACCTGCTTTTTATACAGTGTGATGAGTGTGCGAAAAAATACGATAATTGCTGCTCTAACGAATGCAAAACTTTTGTCAACCTACCTGAAGAGGATCAAAAGACTTTGCGAAAGCAGTATCAACAAAAAAGAAAT
- a CDS encoding M48 family metallopeptidase, producing MRYKHLFSSFLIILFIFSCQRVPLTGRQQFTPLPESQILSLSFQNYNQVLQSSKLSNNQEQVAMIKRVGNKISKSVENYFREKNMTDRIDDFEWEFNLIEDDNSVNAWCMPGGKVAFYTGILPVCENEQGVATVMSHEIAHAIAKHGNERMAQQLALQLGGVALNVALSEQPETTQKLAMTAFGLGAQYGVLLPYSRAHETEADEMGIYFLAMAGYDTKEAVDFWQRMSQQGGERPPEFMSTHPSPENRVAHIQKIIPKAEKFRGEY from the coding sequence ATGCGTTATAAACATCTTTTTTCAAGCTTTCTTATTATCCTATTCATTTTTAGTTGTCAGCGGGTTCCTCTTACAGGAAGACAACAATTTACCCCTTTACCCGAAAGCCAGATTCTTTCTTTAAGTTTTCAAAATTATAATCAGGTTCTTCAAAGTAGTAAGCTATCCAATAACCAGGAGCAGGTAGCAATGATTAAGAGAGTGGGAAATAAAATCTCCAAATCAGTAGAGAACTACTTCCGAGAAAAAAATATGACTGATCGTATAGATGACTTTGAGTGGGAATTTAACCTGATAGAAGACGACAATTCTGTTAATGCCTGGTGTATGCCCGGCGGCAAAGTAGCTTTCTATACAGGCATACTTCCAGTTTGCGAAAATGAGCAAGGCGTAGCTACGGTTATGTCTCATGAGATTGCACACGCTATCGCTAAACATGGTAATGAAAGGATGGCACAGCAGCTTGCTTTACAACTGGGAGGGGTAGCCTTAAATGTTGCCCTTAGTGAGCAACCAGAAACTACTCAAAAACTAGCGATGACAGCCTTCGGACTTGGTGCTCAGTACGGCGTACTGCTACCCTACAGCAGAGCCCATGAGACCGAAGCAGATGAGATGGGAATCTACTTTTTGGCTATGGCAGGTTACGATACAAAGGAAGCTGTTGACTTCTGGCAGCGTATGTCACAACAGGGCGGAGAAAGACCTCCTGAATTTATGTCAACTCACCCTTCACCAGAAAATAGAGTCGCCCATATTCAGAAGATTATTCCAAAAGCAGAAAAGTTCAGAGGGGAATATTAA